In the genome of Kutzneria kofuensis, the window GTCGGCGCCGAGCTTCCACGTGGCGGCGACGAAGCCGTCGACCAGGACCGTGCCGCGGATGATGCCGTTGTTGGTGAAGACGCGCGGACGGTGCTCGGTGGCGATGATCCGGGTGCGGTCGGCGTGCGAGAGCAGCGAGTTGTCGAACTCGGGCAGGAAGCGGACCGGCGCCGGGGTGTCCGAGTGCGGGCGGCGCGCGTCGGGCAGGTCGAACAGCCGCACGCCGGCCTCGTCGGTGAAGGTCCGCAACTCGAGGCGGTCGAAGACCTTGCGCAGCCGGGTCAGCCCCGACCACGCCTGCGCGTCCTGGACGCTCGCCGGCCCGAAGGCGGCGAGGTAGCGCAGCACGAGATCGTCCGGGCTCATCGGCGCGAACGGTCGACCCAGCCAGGTTTCAGCGGTCGTTCCGGTCGGCTGGCCGCCGACGCCCCAGAGCCCGCGCGGCGGGAGCTGCACGATGGCGAGCCTGGCCCGGACGGCCTGTAGCAGCGCGGTGACGTCCCGTCCTGGCCAGCGGTCGGTGAGCGCGCGGCCGAGGGCGGCGTTGGTCAGCGGCTCCGCCTCGATGAGCTCCCGTGCGACCTTGACGACCTCGTCGAGGTCGAGTCCCTGCGTCTCACGGGCGTGGAAGCTGCGGGCGTACGCCGTCTCCAGCATCGGCTGCAGCACGGGCCGGATGGCCAGGCAGTCGTCGGCGGTGACCAGGTGCAGGGTCGAGCGCATCAGAGCCAGCCGAACCACCCGTCGGTCGCTGAGCATCCGGCTGAGCTGCTCGCGCCGAAAGCCGTCGAGCCGGGTCCACAGCGCGAAGTACGGCGGGTTCGTCGCCTGCGCCTGCAGTCCGACCAGTCGCTCGATCGCCTTGGCCGGGGTCAGCTTCCAGCGCCGCAGCAGCAGCTGCCGGTGCAGCAGCGCCCGGTTGAGGGCTCGGCGGGTCAGCACGGTCATGGCGACAGCCTAGGCAGCCTTGCGGGCAGGAACTGTCCTGAATGGGTGGCAGACTGGGCCTCGTGTTGGAGACCTCCGCCCGGCTGCTGCGCCTGCTGTCGCTGCTCCAGGCCCGTCAGGACTGGTCCGGCGCCGAGTTGGCGACCCGGCTCGAGGTGGACGTCCGGACCGTGCGCCGGGACGTCGACCGCCTGCGCAACCTCGGCTACCCCGTGGACGCCTCCCCCGGCGTCGCCGGCGGATACCGGCTCGGGGTCGGGGCGTCGCTGCCGCCCCTGCTGCTGGACGACGAGGAGGCCGTCGCCGTGGCGATCAGCCTGCGCACCGCGGCCGCCGGCAGCGTCACCGGCATCGAGGAGACCTCCATCCGGGCGCTGACCAAGCTGGAGCACATGCTGCCGTCGCGACTGCGACACCGCGTGTCGGCGCTGCAGGCGGTGGTCGTGCAGACCTCCTCGTACGGGCCGAGCGTGGACGCCGAGGTGCTGGCGCAGGTGGCCGGCGCGTGCCGGGAGCACATGCGGCTGCGCTTCGACTACCGCTCCCACGACGGCACCGCCAGCCGGCGCCAGGTGGAGCCGCACAGCCTCGTCAACATCGGGCGGCGGTGGTACGTGCTGGCGTGGGACCTCGACCGGGCCGACTGGCGGACGTTCCGCCTGGACCGGGTCGAGCCGAAGACGCCGACCGGTCCCCGGTTCCAGCCCCGCACCCCGCCGGCCGACGCGGCGACGTTCGTGTCCAAGGGCGTGACCGGCCGGGCGTACAAGTTCGAGGGCAAGTTCCTGCTGCACGCGCCGATCGACCGGGTCGCCGAGCGGGTCACGCCGACCTCGGGCCGGCTGGAACCCGTGGACGACAACAGCTGCATCCTCCACGCCGGCGCGGACTCGCTGGTCGGCATGGCCGTGTTCATCAGCATGTTCGGCTTCGAGTTCGAGGTGCTGGAGCCGGTCGAGCTGGTCGGCTACCTGCGCGAGCACATCGCCCGGATGCAGCGGGCGGTGGCTCGCCACTCCGAGGGTTGATCAGGTCATGGTTGGCCGCCAATGAGTCGGAAGCCCGGTGACCCGTCGCCCAGTTGATCTAGCCTGACGAAAACGGCTCACTTGGGGGTGGGGACGTCATGTCCGCTGTCAACAGGCGGGAATTCCTGGCCGGGGTCGCCGGCGCCGTCGCGATCACCGGTGTCGAGCTGGCGAGTCCGCCCGTGGCGGCGGCGCAGCCCGACCGCGCCGGCACGCCGCTGGCGATCAGGCAGGGCACCAACGTCGCCGGGCAGCTCTCTCCCGACGGCGCCACCATCGCGATGGACCTGCTCGGCGTGCTCTGGCTGCTGCCGGCCGGCGGTGGCGCGGCCAAGCGCATCACCGACGACCTGATGGACATCGCGCAGCCGGACTGGTCGCCGGACGGCAAGCGGCTGGCGTTCCAGTCCTACCGCGACGGCAACTTCAACATCTGGACCGTCAACCGCGACGGCACCGGCCTCCGGCAGCTCACCGAGGGCCCGTTCGACCACCGGGAGCCGCGGTTCTCGCCGGACGGCGGCAAGATCGTCTTCTCCTCGGACCTCACCGGCAGCTACGGCATCCACCTGCTGGACCTGGCCACCAACAAGATCACCCAGCTGACCGACACGCCGGTCGAGGAGTACGAGCCGGCCTGGTCGCCGGACGGCGCCAAGGTCGCGTTCGTGGCGGCCGGCACCCGCATCGACGTCGTCACGGTGGCCGACGGCAGCCGCAGCACCGCGATCACCGTGGCGGCGACGCAGCAGCTGCACAGCCCGGCGTGGACGCCCGACGGCAAGGACCTCGTCTACAACCTGGTCACCGCGGCGGCGCCGCCGAACGCCCCGGCCAGTTCCGAGCTCTACCTGTCGGGCAAGCCGCTGGTCACCGGCGAGGAGGCGTTCCCGTTCCGGGTTTCCTGGCGTGGCAACGAGTTCCTGTACAGCTCGGACGGCGCGCTGCGGCGGCGGTCGCTGGCCGGCGGACCGGCCACCGAGGTCGCGTTCACCGCGCCGGTGGACGTCCGTCCGGCCGAGTACACCAAGCGCCGCCGGGACTTCGACTCGCCGCGACCCAAGCCGGTGGTCGGCATCGGCAGCCCCGTGCTGTCGCCGGACGGCGCCAAGGTCGCCTTCCGCGCGCTCAACGACATCTACACGATGACCGTCGGCGAGCCGCCGAAGCCGCTGACCAGGGACGAGTGGTGGAAGTCCGACCCGGCGTGGTCGCCGGACGGCCGCTACCTGTCGTACTCCACCGACCGAGCCGGCAAGCTCGACATCTGGTTGCGGGACCTGACCACCGGCCAGGACCGTCAGCTGACCAACCTGCCCGGCGCGGCGGCGGTGTCCGGCTCCTGGTCGCGTGACGGCAAGTTCCTGGCGTTCCTGGACCAGACCGGCGCCCTGTTCACCGTCGAGGTCGCCACCGGCGCGGTGCAGAAGGTGTTCACCGCGACGTTCGAGCCGGGCCGGCCGACCTGGTCGCCGGACGGCACGGTGATCGCGCTGGCGGCGATCGTGCCGTACTCCACCCGCTACCGCGAGGGCCTGAGCAAGATCCTGCTGGTCAACCGGGTCACCGGCGCCGCGCAGTACGTCGACCCGCTGCCGCACCGGTCGCTGCAGACCCGGGGCGACGACGGCCCGGTGTGGTCGCCGGACGGCAAGAAGATGGCGTTTGTCGTCGGCAGCCTGCTGCACGTGGTCGACGTGCACCCGGACGGCACCTTCGCCGGCACCCCGAAGCCGGTCAACGACGAGGTCACCGACGCGCCGACCTGGCACGGCGACTCGAAGCACCTGCTGTACCTGAACAACGGCCGGCTGCGGATGATCGGTCTCGACGGCGGCGCGCCGCGCACCATCCCCGTCGGGCTGAGCTGGACCAACACCCAGCCCCGCGGCCGGCTGGTGATCCGGGCCGGCAAGCTCTGGGACGGCCAGAGCCCGACCCTGC includes:
- a CDS encoding winged helix DNA-binding domain-containing protein, whose translation is MTVLTRRALNRALLHRQLLLRRWKLTPAKAIERLVGLQAQATNPPYFALWTRLDGFRREQLSRMLSDRRVVRLALMRSTLHLVTADDCLAIRPVLQPMLETAYARSFHARETQGLDLDEVVKVARELIEAEPLTNAALGRALTDRWPGRDVTALLQAVRARLAIVQLPPRGLWGVGGQPTGTTAETWLGRPFAPMSPDDLVLRYLAAFGPASVQDAQAWSGLTRLRKVFDRLELRTFTDEAGVRLFDLPDARRPHSDTPAPVRFLPEFDNSLLSHADRTRIIATEHRPRVFTNNGIIRGTVLVDGFVAATWKLGADALTVTPFGNLSERDEVEAEAHRLAAFAGADVPVQFVAKAAT
- a CDS encoding helix-turn-helix transcriptional regulator; protein product: MLETSARLLRLLSLLQARQDWSGAELATRLEVDVRTVRRDVDRLRNLGYPVDASPGVAGGYRLGVGASLPPLLLDDEEAVAVAISLRTAAAGSVTGIEETSIRALTKLEHMLPSRLRHRVSALQAVVVQTSSYGPSVDAEVLAQVAGACREHMRLRFDYRSHDGTASRRQVEPHSLVNIGRRWYVLAWDLDRADWRTFRLDRVEPKTPTGPRFQPRTPPADAATFVSKGVTGRAYKFEGKFLLHAPIDRVAERVTPTSGRLEPVDDNSCILHAGADSLVGMAVFISMFGFEFEVLEPVELVGYLREHIARMQRAVARHSEG
- a CDS encoding amidohydrolase family protein, with amino-acid sequence MSAVNRREFLAGVAGAVAITGVELASPPVAAAQPDRAGTPLAIRQGTNVAGQLSPDGATIAMDLLGVLWLLPAGGGAAKRITDDLMDIAQPDWSPDGKRLAFQSYRDGNFNIWTVNRDGTGLRQLTEGPFDHREPRFSPDGGKIVFSSDLTGSYGIHLLDLATNKITQLTDTPVEEYEPAWSPDGAKVAFVAAGTRIDVVTVADGSRSTAITVAATQQLHSPAWTPDGKDLVYNLVTAAAPPNAPASSELYLSGKPLVTGEEAFPFRVSWRGNEFLYSSDGALRRRSLAGGPATEVAFTAPVDVRPAEYTKRRRDFDSPRPKPVVGIGSPVLSPDGAKVAFRALNDIYTMTVGEPPKPLTRDEWWKSDPAWSPDGRYLSYSTDRAGKLDIWLRDLTTGQDRQLTNLPGAAAVSGSWSRDGKFLAFLDQTGALFTVEVATGAVQKVFTATFEPGRPTWSPDGTVIALAAIVPYSTRYREGLSKILLVNRVTGAAQYVDPLPHRSLQTRGDDGPVWSPDGKKMAFVVGSLLHVVDVHPDGTFAGTPKPVNDEVTDAPTWHGDSKHLLYLNNGRLRMIGLDGGAPRTIPVGLSWTNTQPRGRLVIRAGKLWDGQSPTLQSDVDVVVEGHRIRSVHPSGPGVDGQLIDARDGVVMPGIVDIHNHREMQGYSYGARQGRLWLSLGITTTRSPGSPAYHMVEERESIQSGRRVGPRYFATGEAIDGSRIFYNFMRPTYDTRQLALELERAGALDYDLMKCYVRLRPEWQKQVIGWAHGRGLLSTSHYHYPALAFGGDGMEHIGATNRLGYSRTITALGAGYQDVIDLFNRTGAGRTPTLFLSGALLGEDPSLVTDRRVKTLYPTWEYASLVASAQSAATTDQTANLNDLAKQVAQIAATIRGGGRIVTGTDSPIDHTAVSTHMNLRAMVKYGLTPYEALVTATRNAGDLLGEPLGRIAPGMYADLSVLGGDPLTDIKQAANVRSVVSNGRLFTVDDLLKPFAASSTGVTANRIVAPVPDHPSNAAFWWHDEHYVAHSRHACCTG